The following are encoded in a window of Punica granatum isolate Tunisia-2019 unplaced genomic scaffold, ASM765513v2 Contig00047, whole genome shotgun sequence genomic DNA:
- the LOC116189884 gene encoding putative protein phosphatase 2C 50 isoform X1, with protein MASKHLFEYFMLHAYFLLDSTFSVALKKFMGKLGRKGDLDGLFQVLNWHEDLSWQYQDQERVKSSRTVEFDHSYHLEILKEALTRAIWDIDAKFSKEASRSNLNSGSTATVILVADGKILVANVGDSKALLCSERFQSPADARATLLRLHREKRRGGAIMPMKYSEHFKLASLNGLTHFSVQELTRDHSPDRDDERSRVEAAGGYVLNLSGVPRVNGQLAVSRAIGDVKFKSSGVIAAPEVMDWQSLNINDSYLVAASDGVFEELSPQDVCDILWEAQSHGNSRSEISSSCSYSLADCIVETALERGSMDNMAAVVVPLQLSLLSRNIQPGNYTGGVDTDTTSVGLEYNNGRSDKGLSSDIIGLEHFHPHSMKFGRLMVEPKHGSFCCFYLAEPLSEDMDDMLEAQIHDWKEPVYGLPLALPEALNQQCGGPVNINSDQNLCKSQKVSKKKCHCHIKNPVEESTIIILSPKVEDHVPDSELLPEWPSKGQEASSWPMQHRKWLRMLQGRQDVANLQVLSTSFKPPRPC; from the exons ATGGCGTCTAAGCATCTGTTTGAGTATTTCATGTTGCATGCCTACTTCCTCCTGGATTCAACCTTTTCCGTCGCATTGAAGAAATTCATGGGAAAGTTGGGGAGAAAAGGAGATCTGGATGGTCTTTTTCAAGTTCTCAATTGGCATGAAGATTTGAGTTGGCAGTATCAGGATCAAGAAAG GGTTAAGTCCTCAAGGACAGTAGAATTTGATCATTCCTATCATTTGGAAATTCTGAAGGAAGCATTGACGAGGGCAATCTGGGATATTGATGCAAAATTTTCAAAG GAAGCATCCAGAAGCAATCTTAATTCAGGATCCACAGCAACAGTTATACTCGTGGCAGATGGCAAAATTTTAGTTGCGAATGTTGGAGACTCAAAGGCTCTCTTATGCTCTGAAAGGTTCCAGTCCCCCGCGGATGCTAGAG CGACTTTACTAAGATTACATCGCGAGAAAAGGCGGGGTGGTGCTATTATGCCCATGAAATACAGTGAGCACTTTAAGTTGGCTAGTTTGAATGGTTTGACGCACTTTTCTGTTCAGGAGTTAACAAGAGATCATAGTCCCGATAGGGATGATGAAAGGTCTCGAGTAGAAGCTGCGGGTGGTTATGTTCTTAATTTGAGTGGTGTTCCTCGAGTCAATGGCCAACTGGCTGTTTCACGAGCCATTGGTGATGTGAAATTTAAAAG TTCTGGTGTAATAGCAGCACCAGAAGTTATGGATTGGCAATCCCTCAACATCAATGATAGCTATCTGGTAGCTGCATCAGATGGTGTTTTTGAAGAATTGAGCCCACAAGATGTTTGTGATATACTGTGGGAAGCACAGAGTCATGGCAACTCAAGATCAGAGATATCTTCATCATGCTCTTACTCATTAGCTGACTGTATAGTGGAAACTGCTTTGGAAAGGGGCAGTATGGATAATATGGCTGCTGTGGTTGTGCCTCTTCAATTAAGTCTTCTATCTCGTAACATTCAACCGGGTAACTATACTGGAGGAGTTGATACAGATACCACATCTGTAGGATTAGAGTACAATAATGGTCGGTCAG ATAAGGGCCTGTCTTCTGATATTATCGGCTTAGAGCATTTTCATCCTCATTCAATGAAGTTTGGCAGGTTGATG GTTGAACCAAAGCATGGAAGTTTTTGCTGTTTTTATTTAGCTGAGCCGCTTAGTGAAGATatggatgatatgttagaaGCTCAAATTCATGATTGGAAGGAGCCTGTATATGGCCTGCCTCTGGCTCTTCCTGAAGCCCTCAACCAACAGTGCG GTGGACCTGTGAATATTAATTCCGACCAAAATTTATGCAAGAGTCAGAAAGTCTCGAAGAAAAAGTGCCACTGTCATATCAAAAATCCGGTGGAAGAATCCAccattataattttaagtCCTAAAGTCGAAGATCATGTCCCAGACTCAGAGCTGCTGCCTGAATGGCCAAGTAAGGGGCAGGAAGCCTCCTCCTGGCCAATGCAACACAGGAAATGGCTCAGAATGCTGCAAGGAAGGCAAGATGTAGCCAATCTCCAAGTGCTCTCCACCAGTTTCAAGCCACCAAGGCCTTGTTAA
- the LOC116189884 gene encoding putative protein phosphatase 2C 50 isoform X2, whose product MPPLHAPLHRRQALPGGRAPGQPQVPGGSHLLRSRRSTGIKEVTVGVIAVFDGHNGAEASEMASKHLFEYFMLHAYFLLDSTFSVALKKFMGKLGRKGDLDGLFQVLNWHEDLSWQYQDQERVKSSRTVEFDHSYHLEILKEALTRAIWDIDAKFSKEASRSNLNSGSTATVILVADGKILVANVGDSKALLCSERFQSPADARATLLRLHREKRRGGAIMPMKYSEHFKLASLNGLTHFSVQELTRDHSPDRDDERSRVEAAGGYVLNLSGVPRVNGQLAVSRAIGDVKFKSSGVIAAPEVMDWQSLNINDSYLVAASDGVFEELSPQDVCDILWEAQSHGNSRSEISSSCSYSLADCIVETALERGSMDNMAAVVVPLQLSLLSRNIQPGNYTGGVDTDTTSVGLEYNNGRSDKGLSSDIIGLEHFHPHSMKFGRLMVEPKHGSFCCFYLAEPLSEDMDDMLEAQIHDWKEPVYGLPLALPEALNQQCGGPVNINSDQNLCKSQKVSKKKCHCHIKNPVEESTIIILSPKVEDHVPDSELLPEWPSKGQEASSWPMQHRKWLRMLQGRQDVANLQVLSTSFKPPRPC is encoded by the exons ATGCCTCCCCTACACGCGCCTCTCCACCGGCGGCAAGCTCTGCCAGGTGGCCGTGCTCCAGGGCAGCCGCAAGTACCAGGAGGATCGCACCTTCTGCGCTCTCGAC GTAGTACAGGGATTAAGGAGGTGACTGTTGGAGTAATAGCTGTTTTCGATGGTCATAACGGAGCAGAAGCTAGTGAGATGGCGTCTAAGCATCTGTTTGAGTATTTCATGTTGCATGCCTACTTCCTCCTGGATTCAACCTTTTCCGTCGCATTGAAGAAATTCATGGGAAAGTTGGGGAGAAAAGGAGATCTGGATGGTCTTTTTCAAGTTCTCAATTGGCATGAAGATTTGAGTTGGCAGTATCAGGATCAAGAAAG GGTTAAGTCCTCAAGGACAGTAGAATTTGATCATTCCTATCATTTGGAAATTCTGAAGGAAGCATTGACGAGGGCAATCTGGGATATTGATGCAAAATTTTCAAAG GAAGCATCCAGAAGCAATCTTAATTCAGGATCCACAGCAACAGTTATACTCGTGGCAGATGGCAAAATTTTAGTTGCGAATGTTGGAGACTCAAAGGCTCTCTTATGCTCTGAAAGGTTCCAGTCCCCCGCGGATGCTAGAG CGACTTTACTAAGATTACATCGCGAGAAAAGGCGGGGTGGTGCTATTATGCCCATGAAATACAGTGAGCACTTTAAGTTGGCTAGTTTGAATGGTTTGACGCACTTTTCTGTTCAGGAGTTAACAAGAGATCATAGTCCCGATAGGGATGATGAAAGGTCTCGAGTAGAAGCTGCGGGTGGTTATGTTCTTAATTTGAGTGGTGTTCCTCGAGTCAATGGCCAACTGGCTGTTTCACGAGCCATTGGTGATGTGAAATTTAAAAG TTCTGGTGTAATAGCAGCACCAGAAGTTATGGATTGGCAATCCCTCAACATCAATGATAGCTATCTGGTAGCTGCATCAGATGGTGTTTTTGAAGAATTGAGCCCACAAGATGTTTGTGATATACTGTGGGAAGCACAGAGTCATGGCAACTCAAGATCAGAGATATCTTCATCATGCTCTTACTCATTAGCTGACTGTATAGTGGAAACTGCTTTGGAAAGGGGCAGTATGGATAATATGGCTGCTGTGGTTGTGCCTCTTCAATTAAGTCTTCTATCTCGTAACATTCAACCGGGTAACTATACTGGAGGAGTTGATACAGATACCACATCTGTAGGATTAGAGTACAATAATGGTCGGTCAG ATAAGGGCCTGTCTTCTGATATTATCGGCTTAGAGCATTTTCATCCTCATTCAATGAAGTTTGGCAGGTTGATG GTTGAACCAAAGCATGGAAGTTTTTGCTGTTTTTATTTAGCTGAGCCGCTTAGTGAAGATatggatgatatgttagaaGCTCAAATTCATGATTGGAAGGAGCCTGTATATGGCCTGCCTCTGGCTCTTCCTGAAGCCCTCAACCAACAGTGCG GTGGACCTGTGAATATTAATTCCGACCAAAATTTATGCAAGAGTCAGAAAGTCTCGAAGAAAAAGTGCCACTGTCATATCAAAAATCCGGTGGAAGAATCCAccattataattttaagtCCTAAAGTCGAAGATCATGTCCCAGACTCAGAGCTGCTGCCTGAATGGCCAAGTAAGGGGCAGGAAGCCTCCTCCTGGCCAATGCAACACAGGAAATGGCTCAGAATGCTGCAAGGAAGGCAAGATGTAGCCAATCTCCAAGTGCTCTCCACCAGTTTCAAGCCACCAAGGCCTTGTTAA
- the LOC116189884 gene encoding probable protein phosphatase 2C 51 isoform X4, with protein MASKHLFEYFMLHAYFLLDSTFSVALKKFMGKLGRKGDLDGLFQVLNWHEDLSWQYQDQERVKSSRTVEFDHSYHLEILKEALTRAIWDIDAKFSKEASRSNLNSGSTATVILVADGKILVANVGDSKALLCSERFQSPADARATLLRLHREKRRGGAIMPMKYSEHFKLASLNGLTHFSVQELTRDHSPDRDDERSRVEAAGGYVLNLSGVPRVNGQLAVSRAIGDVKFKSSGVIAAPEVMDWQSLNINDSYLVAASDGVFEELSPQDVCDILWEAQSHGNSRSEISSSCSYSLADCIVETALERGSMDNMAAVVVPLQLSLLSRNIQPGNYTGGVDTDTTSVGLEYNNGRSDKGLSSDIIGLEHFHPHSMKFGRLMVEPKHGSFCCFYLAEPLSEDMDDMLEAQIHDWKEPVYGLPLALPEALNQQCDEMPGY; from the exons ATGGCGTCTAAGCATCTGTTTGAGTATTTCATGTTGCATGCCTACTTCCTCCTGGATTCAACCTTTTCCGTCGCATTGAAGAAATTCATGGGAAAGTTGGGGAGAAAAGGAGATCTGGATGGTCTTTTTCAAGTTCTCAATTGGCATGAAGATTTGAGTTGGCAGTATCAGGATCAAGAAAG GGTTAAGTCCTCAAGGACAGTAGAATTTGATCATTCCTATCATTTGGAAATTCTGAAGGAAGCATTGACGAGGGCAATCTGGGATATTGATGCAAAATTTTCAAAG GAAGCATCCAGAAGCAATCTTAATTCAGGATCCACAGCAACAGTTATACTCGTGGCAGATGGCAAAATTTTAGTTGCGAATGTTGGAGACTCAAAGGCTCTCTTATGCTCTGAAAGGTTCCAGTCCCCCGCGGATGCTAGAG CGACTTTACTAAGATTACATCGCGAGAAAAGGCGGGGTGGTGCTATTATGCCCATGAAATACAGTGAGCACTTTAAGTTGGCTAGTTTGAATGGTTTGACGCACTTTTCTGTTCAGGAGTTAACAAGAGATCATAGTCCCGATAGGGATGATGAAAGGTCTCGAGTAGAAGCTGCGGGTGGTTATGTTCTTAATTTGAGTGGTGTTCCTCGAGTCAATGGCCAACTGGCTGTTTCACGAGCCATTGGTGATGTGAAATTTAAAAG TTCTGGTGTAATAGCAGCACCAGAAGTTATGGATTGGCAATCCCTCAACATCAATGATAGCTATCTGGTAGCTGCATCAGATGGTGTTTTTGAAGAATTGAGCCCACAAGATGTTTGTGATATACTGTGGGAAGCACAGAGTCATGGCAACTCAAGATCAGAGATATCTTCATCATGCTCTTACTCATTAGCTGACTGTATAGTGGAAACTGCTTTGGAAAGGGGCAGTATGGATAATATGGCTGCTGTGGTTGTGCCTCTTCAATTAAGTCTTCTATCTCGTAACATTCAACCGGGTAACTATACTGGAGGAGTTGATACAGATACCACATCTGTAGGATTAGAGTACAATAATGGTCGGTCAG ATAAGGGCCTGTCTTCTGATATTATCGGCTTAGAGCATTTTCATCCTCATTCAATGAAGTTTGGCAGGTTGATG GTTGAACCAAAGCATGGAAGTTTTTGCTGTTTTTATTTAGCTGAGCCGCTTAGTGAAGATatggatgatatgttagaaGCTCAAATTCATGATTGGAAGGAGCCTGTATATGGCCTGCCTCTGGCTCTTCCTGAAGCCCTCAACCAACAGTGCG ATGAGATGCCTGGTTATTGA
- the LOC116189884 gene encoding putative protein phosphatase 2C 50 isoform X3: MASKHLFEYFMLHAYFLLDSTFSVALKKFMGKLGRKGDLDGLFQVLNWHEDLSWQYQDQERVKSSRTVEFDHSYHLEILKEALTRAIWDIDAKFSKEASRSNLNSGSTATVILVADGKILVANVGDSKALLCSERFQSPADARATLLRLHREKRRGGAIMPMKYSEHFKLASLNGLTHFSVQELTRDHSPDRDDERSRVEAAGGYVLNLSGVPRVNGQLAVSRAIGDVKFKSSGVIAAPEVMDWQSLNINDSYLVAASDGVFEELSPQDVCDILWEAQSHGNSRSEISSSCSYSLADCIVETALERGSMDNMAAVVVPLQLSLLSRNIQPGNYTGGVDTDTTSVGLEYNNGRSDKGLSSDIIGLEHFHPHSMKFGRLMVEPKHGSFCCFYLAEPLSEDMDDMLEAQIHDWKEPVYGLPLALPEALNQQCGARVASNAVL, encoded by the exons ATGGCGTCTAAGCATCTGTTTGAGTATTTCATGTTGCATGCCTACTTCCTCCTGGATTCAACCTTTTCCGTCGCATTGAAGAAATTCATGGGAAAGTTGGGGAGAAAAGGAGATCTGGATGGTCTTTTTCAAGTTCTCAATTGGCATGAAGATTTGAGTTGGCAGTATCAGGATCAAGAAAG GGTTAAGTCCTCAAGGACAGTAGAATTTGATCATTCCTATCATTTGGAAATTCTGAAGGAAGCATTGACGAGGGCAATCTGGGATATTGATGCAAAATTTTCAAAG GAAGCATCCAGAAGCAATCTTAATTCAGGATCCACAGCAACAGTTATACTCGTGGCAGATGGCAAAATTTTAGTTGCGAATGTTGGAGACTCAAAGGCTCTCTTATGCTCTGAAAGGTTCCAGTCCCCCGCGGATGCTAGAG CGACTTTACTAAGATTACATCGCGAGAAAAGGCGGGGTGGTGCTATTATGCCCATGAAATACAGTGAGCACTTTAAGTTGGCTAGTTTGAATGGTTTGACGCACTTTTCTGTTCAGGAGTTAACAAGAGATCATAGTCCCGATAGGGATGATGAAAGGTCTCGAGTAGAAGCTGCGGGTGGTTATGTTCTTAATTTGAGTGGTGTTCCTCGAGTCAATGGCCAACTGGCTGTTTCACGAGCCATTGGTGATGTGAAATTTAAAAG TTCTGGTGTAATAGCAGCACCAGAAGTTATGGATTGGCAATCCCTCAACATCAATGATAGCTATCTGGTAGCTGCATCAGATGGTGTTTTTGAAGAATTGAGCCCACAAGATGTTTGTGATATACTGTGGGAAGCACAGAGTCATGGCAACTCAAGATCAGAGATATCTTCATCATGCTCTTACTCATTAGCTGACTGTATAGTGGAAACTGCTTTGGAAAGGGGCAGTATGGATAATATGGCTGCTGTGGTTGTGCCTCTTCAATTAAGTCTTCTATCTCGTAACATTCAACCGGGTAACTATACTGGAGGAGTTGATACAGATACCACATCTGTAGGATTAGAGTACAATAATGGTCGGTCAG ATAAGGGCCTGTCTTCTGATATTATCGGCTTAGAGCATTTTCATCCTCATTCAATGAAGTTTGGCAGGTTGATG GTTGAACCAAAGCATGGAAGTTTTTGCTGTTTTTATTTAGCTGAGCCGCTTAGTGAAGATatggatgatatgttagaaGCTCAAATTCATGATTGGAAGGAGCCTGTATATGGCCTGCCTCTGGCTCTTCCTGAAGCCCTCAACCAACAGTGCG GTGCTAGGGTGGCCAGCAATGCTGTTCTGTAA